Within the Cotesia glomerata isolate CgM1 linkage group LG6, MPM_Cglom_v2.3, whole genome shotgun sequence genome, the region attttatcataattcttTTTGAGAATTCGCGATACCTCTGGGGtatatttgatcaaattttcatgtataaattcaataactgATTTTATTGATTGGTTGGGAAAGATGTAAATTGCtacgatcaaaattaaatctccttggtcatttctgcTCTCACAGGCACATATTTCTCCAACTTTCGAAAGCTGAACAGACAATGATTCTATCTGTTGTGCATTGAGATCCATTTGTGGCGTAACAACACGGGCTCCATCATTTACGTTGTGATAAATTGCTACTCCGCCTGCCCTCGTACGTGGTCTTTTgtaattaacaacaatattaaaatttggaatGTCTACAATATCTTCATTATTCATCCATGTCTccgaaagaattaaaaaatttgacgatGACACTATATTGTCATGTTGCAGATCTTGTACATGAGCTCGTAAGCTTTGACAGTTAAAGGTAAACAGTGACATcccttttcttttatttaagaaatcatataAAACATTTGTAATTGTCTCAAGTCGATTCAAGTTCAGCCTTCGAAATTCATGTTGTAGATCAATTGTAGATACTGACGCTCTTCGGCcatggtaaaatttttatcatttttttgaaacgaGATATAAGCCGTTTATTGATGTAACTCGTGATAATGCGACGTACAGGAGTTGTTGAACGTGTGATTTATCATATTCATATACAATCTCACCAAAAGTAGCTCCCTGGGACTTGTGAATCGTCATTGCACATGCAGAGACTAATGGGAAATGATTACGTTTTACAATAACGGTTTTATTAGGTACTAGTGGTATAGATGATGTTCTGCGATCTATTGGTACTGCCAGTGGATGAAGATTATTGTTTTGAATTGATGCCGCTGCCTTTCTTCTCAATTTTTCTCCGATTTTTGGAGATTCTGGAAATTCTAGCCATAAACGACCTATCTCTCCTTTGTCATtatattcaatgaaaattaattttcccgTCGCACCATTTGCTAATCCATCTGATACATCGATGTTAGTTGTTATCATGTATGGTTTGTTCAAAACCAATGTAATTTGATATGGCAAACCTCCTGTATCAATAGTTGacattttatgtaatttttgacGCATAGAAGTTTGCTGTTCAACATTTCTACATCCAATATATATATCAGTTGCCTCTGAATTCACTTTTTCTTCtatagaattcaaaattttattgttgtattCAGCAACtgaatgattattaaaaacaaatcgtATACCGTCTGGACAAAGTCTCTCAGCTTCTTCTTCAGAGTAAATCCGTGACTCAATTAAATCTAGCTCTTCCTGATCTAACAACTGTCCATTaccaatttttgttaatattgttgCAAAACTTTGATTAGCTTGTCGCATAACTTCGTTTagttcgaaaaatttcaaccCTCGCCATAGTGTTGAACCTGCTATTTGTcgttttatttgtttgtaaattGGGGTAGCACGAACTGGCGGTAGTTGACGTAGATCACCaatcaaaattatatctaatccACCAAAATGGACTTCAAAATTACCGGTGATTTGCTTTAACCTTGAATCTATTTGGGACAACAACTCGGCTCCAATCATACTAATTTCATCGATAATCAATACACgaacatatttaaaaagtgaTCTATATTGTTGGGCTACTTCAATTGATAAAGGAAGCAACTTTGAAAGACTTATCTTCAGTGCAGTGTGTACTGTTGTCCCATTGATAGCCACAGCAGCTTTACCAGTAGAAGCACAAGCGATATAAGCATTACAAAACCCATCACTTTCAGAATATCGATTATAAAtttccattaataatttaataacaaatgttTTACCACATCCAGCTGGTCctgtaaaaatatttgcaGCGGAGGAGGATCTTCCAACTGAAGATTGTAAATGACGTGCATCAAAAGTTCCTTTTGTTTTTGGTTTGCCATTTTCATCAGCTCATAATATTGGTCGTTAggcattaaattttctttccgttTTGCAATGGCACCAAGTTTATTTAGGGTTGCGAGACGTAAATCACTGTTTACATCCGAATTCGGATTGTCATATAGCGTTTGGAATGGATTAATTTCTGGAAATCTAGTGGCAATATCATGAATCTCATCGTCATCGTCTGCTTCTTCATTTTCGCGACATAGTTTTCGGCATAGCTCTATAGTTTTATTAATGTCTAAGTCAGATTCAAACTCTTTACGTCGCTCcagaatttgattttcattttcgTCGTAAATCCTAATAAATTTCATCTCTTCAAGAATCTCGAATTCTTCATTCCGAAATGGGATATGCAAAGTCACCATTTCTCTTTTATACTCATTTATATCTGAGGCTATGTCATAATTCCTATAACGAATGATGCGTTGTTGCTTTCGACGAATATAATCACCTTgcgaatttttagtaaaattagcAACGAATTGTGCAAGTGATAATTCTTCCATTTCTTGTGGCCGCTTCTCGTATTTATCAAACCAGTTTTCCTTCCAAATACTTGTTGAATCTTCATCGATATTTAATTCATCTAAT harbors:
- the LOC123267955 gene encoding ATP-dependent DNA helicase pfh1-like, with amino-acid sequence MEIYNRYSESDGFCNAYIACASTGKAAVAINGTTVHTALKISLSKLLPLSIEVAQQYRSLFKYVRVLIIDEISMIGAELLSQIDSRLKQITGNFEVHFGGLDIILIGDLRQLPPVRATPIYKQIKRQIAGSTLWRGLKFFELNEVMRQANQSFATILTKIGNGQLLDQEELDLIESRIYSEEEAERLCPDGIRFVFNNHSVAEYNNKILNSIEEKVNSEATDIYIGCRNVEQQTSMRQKLHKMSTIDTGGLPYQITLVLNKPYMITTNIDVSDGLANGATGKLIFIEYNDKGEIGRLWLEFPESPKIGEKLRRKAAASIQNNNLHPLAVPIDRRTSSIPLVPNKTVIVKRNHFPLVSACAMTIHKSQGATFGEIVYEYDKSHVQQLLYVALSRVTSINGLYLVSKK